One window of Amaranthus tricolor cultivar Red isolate AtriRed21 chromosome 13, ASM2621246v1, whole genome shotgun sequence genomic DNA carries:
- the LOC130797906 gene encoding transcription factor IBH1-like: MNPHHHHDHQRTTPLNLKSLRTRFAIRFLRALKKIQIQEKTLNKNSGTELTQSYHKVKVAADVSMAATVGTKRAWSRAILSRIRYRRVVARRKKRAMGRYKSPSQAQELRRLVPGGEAMDIQCLLDETAHYIKCLTTQVKVMRSIVNYCSN, from the coding sequence ATGaatcctcatcatcatcatgatcatcaaCGTACAACACCCTTAAATCTTAAGTCACTAAGAACAAGATTTGCTATTCGGTTTCTTAGGGCTTTAAAAAAGATTCAAATCCAAGAAAAAACCCTGAATAAAAATAGTGGTACTGAGTTGACTCAGTCATATCACAAAGTAAAGGTAGCAGCGGATGTTTCCATGGCAGCCACAGTTGGTACAAAACGGGCCTGGAGTCGGGCCATTTTGTCACGGATTCGGTATCGCCGGGTTGTAGCCAGGAGAAAGAAACGGGCCATGGGCCGATATAAGAGCCCGAGTCAAGCCCAAGAGCTTAGAAGATTGGTACCTGGTGGAGAAGCAATGGATATACAATGTTTGTTAGATGAAACTGCTCATTATATTAAGTGTCTTACTACTCAGGTAAAAGTCATGAGAAGTATTGTTAATTACTgctctaattaa
- the LOC130798307 gene encoding probable sodium/metabolite cotransporter BASS3, chloroplastic produces MATLSSSSSPFTGYSFLQPKPQFSSKFLTFLSNSPLNYSDFSVSIKRKTLYGRKFSGYLKTVSENGDHGRIMGSYGGLSILMCSTTPFIGFGGRVGLQRREGNVSLLSFGVDSNNQLCGNDSKEGSSQILSAMLPFVVVATAVAALSQPSTFTWVSKELYAPALGGIMLSIGIRLSINDFTLAFRRPLPLSLGFIAQYVAKPALGVLIAQAYGVSPVFYAGFVLTACVSGAQLSSYATFLSKGDVALSILLTSSSTIASVIVTPLLTRLLIGSVVPVNAVAMSKSILQVVFVPISLGLLLNTYAKAVVNLVQPVMPIVAMVCTSLCIGSPLAINRDRILSTEGLRLIAPVLAFHAAAFTLGYWLSKLPILRQDEEVSRTLSLCTGMQSSTLAGLLATQFLGSIQAVPSACSVVAMAIMGLILASSWGNGLRIRDLQDVITLWFRSKIKAS; encoded by the exons ATGGCAACattatcatcatcttcttccccTTTTACTGGTTACTCTTTTCTGCAACCAAAACCCCAATTTTCAAGCAAGTTTCTAACTTTTCTCTCTAATTCACCTCTAAATTACAGTGATTTTTCAGTAAGTATAAAAAGGAAGACACTGTATGGGAGAAAATTTTCTGGGTATTTGAAAACCGTATCAGAAAATGGTGATCATGGTAGAATTATGGGTTCTTATGGTGGGTTATCAATACTTATGTGCTCAACGACACCGTTTATTGGGTTTGGAGGAAGAGTTGGGTTGCAAAGAAGAGAAGGAAATGTTTCTTTGCTATCATTTGGAGTTGATTctaataatcaattatgtgGGAATGATTCAAAAGAAGGGTCTTCTCAAATTTTGTCTGCTATGCTTCCATTTGTGGTTGTTGCTACTGCTGTTGCAGCTCTTTCTCAACCTTCCACTTTTACTTG GGTATCGAAAGAATTGTATGCCCCTGCGCTCGGTGGTATCATGCTGTCTATTGGTATCAGGTTGTCCATAAATGACTTCACCCTTGCATTTCGAAG ACCTTTGCCTCTCTCGCTTGGGTTTATTGCTCAGTACGTTGCGAAGCCAGCTCTTGGGGTATTGATTGCTCAAGCATACGGTGTATCACCTGTGTTCTATGCTGGATTTGTCCTCACAGCATGTGTATCAGGTGCTCAACTATCAAGCTATGCCACTTTCTTGAGCAAAGGGGATGTGGCGTTGAGCATTTTGTTGACGAGCTCCTCGACAATTGCATCTGTAATTGTTACTCCCCTCTTAACACGCCTTCTTATCGGATCAGTTGTTCCTGTTAATGCCGTTGCCATGTCTAAGTCTATATTACAG GTGGTCTTTGTCCCGATTAGCCTTGGTTTATTACTAAATACGTATGCCAAAGCCGTTGTTAACCTTGTCCAACCAGTGATGCCCATTGTAGCAATGGTGTGCACTTCATTGTGTATCGGGAGTCCCCTTGCTATAAACCGTGATAGGATTCTTTCTACTGAAGGTCTTCGTTTGATTGCACCCGTGTTGGCATTTCATGCAGCAGCTTTCACATTAGGCTATTGGCTCTCCAAACTACCAATTCTCAG GCAAGACGAAGAAGTATCCAGGACGCTCTCACTCTGCACCGGAATGCAAAGCTCAACACTAGCCGGTCTTCTTGCTACTCAATTTCTCGGAAGTATTCAAGCTGTGCCTTCTGCCTGTTCTGTAGTTGCTATGGCTATCATGGGCCTTATTCTCGCCTCCTCCTGGGGTAACGGCCTACGGATCCGTGACCTACAAGACGTAATCACTCTTTGGTTTAGGTCGAAGATTAAGGCTTCATGA
- the LOC130798300 gene encoding uncharacterized protein At5g01610-like — protein sequence MSIKQYYYYFIVWFFITIIVKAETGSKSIYQVLESKGLPSGLFPKGVTNYTVDDDGNFEVYLDQACDAKFESEIHYEKNVSGQLSFGQIGNLSGISAQDLFLWFPVKEIRVDIPSSGVIYFDVGVVYKQFSVSLFETPRDCVAATHPLEVLKPSPIIANVLAKKLEGILRYSLNWWKNIAEEVM from the exons atgtcaatcaaacaatattattattattttatagtatggTTTTTTATAACCATCATAGTAAAAGCAGAAACTGGTTCAAAATCAATATACCAAGTATTAGAATCCAAAGGATTACCTTCTGGGCTTTTCCCAAAAGGGGTTACAAATTATACAGTTGATGATGATGGGAATTTTGAGGTTTATTTAGATCAAGCTTGTGATGCTAAATTTGAGAGTGAAATACACTATGAAAAGAATGTTTCTGGGCAGCTTAGTTTTGGGCAGATCGGAAATTTGTCGGGTATTTCTGCTCAAGATCTGTTTTTATGGTTTCCGGTTAAAGAAATTCGGGTCGACATACCAAGTTCTGgtgttatttattttgatgtggGTGTTGTTTATAAACAATTCTCTGTTTCTTTATTTGAAACACCGAGAGATTGTGTTGCTGCTACTCATCCTCTTGAAGTTTTGAAACCTTCACCTATCATTGCCAATGTTCTTGCTaaa AAATTGGAAGGAATTCTACGGTATAGCTTGAATTGGTGGAAGAATATTGCAGAAGAAGTTATGTAG